In Camelus dromedarius isolate mCamDro1 chromosome 3, mCamDro1.pat, whole genome shotgun sequence, one DNA window encodes the following:
- the MZB1 gene encoding marginal zone B- and B1-cell-specific protein, giving the protein MRLALLLLLLGAWAIPGGLGDRAPLTATAPQLDDEEKYSAHMPAHLRCDACRAVAYQMSQHLTKAEAKLHTLDSGEHQELSESVYTDVLDQSCSQTWQDYGVREENQVKRLTGPGLNKVPEPSISVMITGGPWPTRLFTTCLHYLGEFGEDQIYEAHQQGRGALETLLCGGPRGACSEDEQVTRTEL; this is encoded by the exons ATGAGGCTGGccctgctactgctgctgctgggggCCTGGGCCATCCCAGGGGGCCTCGGGGACAGGGCCCCGCTCACGGCCACTGCCCCACAGCTGGATGATGAGGAGAAGTACTCAGCTCATATGCCTGCTCACCTGCGCTGTGATGCCTGCAGGGCAGTGGCCTACCAG ATGTCACAACATTTGACAAAGGCAGAGGCCAAGCTTCACACTCTGGACTCCGGGGAACATCAAGAGCTGAGTGAGTCGGTATACACAGACGTCTTGGACCAGAGTTGCTCCCAGACCTGGCAGGA CTATGGGGTTCGAGAAGAGAACCAGGTGAAACGGCTTACAGGCCCAGGACTTAACAAGGTGCCAGAGCCAAGCATCAGCGTGATGATCACGGGGGGGCCCTGGCCCACCAG GCTCTTCACGACATGTTTGCACTACCTGGGGGAGTTTGGAGAAGACCAGATCTATGAAGCCCACCAACAAGGTCGAGGGGCTCTGGAGACATTGCTGTGTGGAGGCCCCCGGGGGGCCTGCTCAGAGGATGAGCAAGTCACAAGGACCGAGCTCTAG
- the PROB1 gene encoding proline-rich basic protein 1 codes for MLTALAPPALPGHPGRLPTAPARRQDSSGSSGSYHTAPGSPEPWDFGPDAEGRTNWPRVAPALGAGAQPRLSVSAQNSRQQLWPGSGFPRGPSSGPRPPLPQLRMLPSGEMEVIFGTGPLFSRSDAEDSEVQQLTARAYSNLSPPASSIPAEPQPLAPDGGSRWATYLELRPSGPSPATPAQFECVEVALEERAAPVKPRTVPKRQIELRPRPRSPPRLATAPRPRLLLRTGSLDESLGRLQAAAGLVQTALARKLSPVTSASSNATFGLTGPPEPATPEKPRGTRVVLEEAKSRPPRVHYSSAPARAPRPWPSLRERAIRRDKPTPGTEPLGPVSSSIFLQSKEKNQEAHNQEPKTRLPRETPDRTVLKAQSSPLESRTPWEVSSKTARPRSPSPLWQAPNGTLRGPQCPSPQNPSPWNRAVRSVCNPPLPEASSAWESQDPAVTETVSTKSTSPPTLSQWNQGVTRAQSPSSEAPSSWKVPHPTVGDTAEGSRSPSPPALSSWEAPYRPAGTWSPSPQETWDPTVQSSSVVSKREAMNGVAQEKLVLPTPSAPRTPELTEAQSPSTREMPGSAFRGSQLSPEVAAPQLPLSRLVGTLDADAHPEALGPGEAASGRPRVAIPRPRDVRKMVKTTYAPSFPAGTPGAGLPATPADPRLEEGGASKTQELQALGSSAPAHYTSVFLKDFLPVVSHPYDPPELTPDTVPPEVTQPNGALRRRAENSTAKPFARTEIRLPGALALGRRPEGTREVLVRGPGGKNRDAEAQRLVPDDKGRTSPLGGARTSPQRSPIGPAGAQPPRPSSPPAHPSSSPGITPKLETTAKAHESAEAVQSPLPREPQALAGRTAPPRPRAASAPPTDRSPEGPSRGARRPLGAVHPGKVLVDPESGRYYFFEAPRQPRLRLLFDPESGQYVEVLLPPSPSVPPRRVYTPLALGPGLYPPAYGPVAGLSLPPSPGPPVFSGPQLPWASQAGPVDGMYYLPVSGTPSPAPPLLLCAPPSNLGPAQPSKGSLFTV; via the coding sequence ATGCTGACCGCGCTTGCCCCGCCAGCCCTGCCCGGGCACCCGGGGCGGCTGCCCACGGCTCCCGCGCGGCGGCAGGACTCCTCCGGTTCGTCAGGCTCCTACCACACGGCTCCGGGTTCTCCAGAGCCCTGGGACTTTGGGCCGGACGCGGAGGGCCGGACGAATTGGCCCCGGGTGGCCCCTGCGCTGGGGGCGGGCGCGCAGCCTCGCCTGTCTGTCAGCGCCCAGAATAGCCGCCAGCAGCTCTGGCCTGGCTCGGGTTTCCCGCGAGGCCCGAGCTCGGGCCCGcggccacccctgccccagctgcGCATGCTGCCGTCGGGGGAGATGGAAGTCATCTTCGGCACCGGGCCCCTGTTCAGCCGCTCCGACGCAGAGGATAGCGAGGTGCAGCAGCTCACGGCGCGGGCCTACAGCAACCTCTCTCCGCCCGCCTCTTCCATCCCTGCGGAACCGCAGCCCTTGGCCCCAGACGGTGGCTCCCGCTGGGCCACCTACCTGGAACTACGGCCCAGTGGGCCGAGTCCTGCCACCCCAGCGCAGTTCGAGTGTGTGGAGGTGGCGCTGGAGGAACGTGCTGCGCCTGTCAAGCCCCGGACGGTGCCCAAGCGTCAGATCGAGCTGCGTCCCCGGCCCCGGAGTCCCCCGCGGTTGGCCACCGCGCCGCGCCCCCGACTCCTCCTGCGCACCGGCTCCCTGGATGAGTCTCTGGGCCGCCTGCAGGCTGCCGCGGGCCTCGTGCAGACGGCGCTAGCCAGAAAACTAAGCCCCGTGACCTCTGCTTCAAGCAACGCCACTTTCGGACTCACGGGGCCGCCAGAGCCTGCGACCCCGGAGAAGCCCCGCGGTACTCGAGTGGTCCTGGAGGAGGCCAAATCTCGACCACCCCGTGTGCATTACAGTTCAGCCCCCGCCAGGGCTCCGCGACCGTGGCCTAGCCTCCGCGAGCGCGCAATTCGGCGCGACAAGCCCACGCCGGGGACTGAGCCGCTAGGTCCGGTTAGTTCCAGCATCTTCCTGCAGTCCAAGGAGAAGAACCAGGAGGCGCACAACCAGGAACCCAAAACTCGGCTCCCGCGAGAGACTCCGGATCGAACCGTCCTGAAGGCACAGAGTTCGCCTTTAGAGTCTAGGACCCCCTGGGAGGTTTCGAGTAAGACTGCGAGGCCGAGGAGCCCATCCCCGCTGTGGCAAGCCCCAAATGGGACCCTGCGGGGTCCTCaatgcccctccccccagaacCCGTCCCCGTGGAATCGAGCTGTTCGGAGTGTGTGTAACCCGCCGCTCCCCGAGGCATCCTCCGCATGGGAAAGTCAGGATCCTGCTGTCACAGAAACTGTCAGCACAAAGAGTACTTCTCCTCCGACACTTTCCCAGTGGAATCAGGGTGTCACCAGGGCACAAAGCCCATCCTCCGAAGCTCCTTCCTCGTGGAAAGTTCCGCATCCAACAGTCGGGGATACAGCTGAGGGGAGTAGGAGTCCGTCCCCACCAGCCTTGTCCTCATGGGAGGCTCCATATCGTCCTGCTGGGACGTGGAGCCCATCGCCCCAAGAGACGTGGGACCCCACAGTGCAGAGCTCATCGGTAGTATCTAAGCGAGAAGCTATGAATGGAGTAGCCCAGGAGAAACTGGTGCTTCCCACGCCATCTGCACCCAGGACTCCAGAGCTAACAGAGGCGCAGAGTCCGTCCACGCGGGAAATGCCAGGTTCTGCCTTCCGAGGCAGTCAGCTGTCGCCAGAGGTGGCTGCACCCCAGCTGCCTCTCAGTCGCCTCGTGGGCACCCTGGATGCCGATGCGCACCCAGAAGCCCTGGGCCCTGGAGAAGCGGCCTCAGGACGTCCGCGCGTGGCCATTCCTCGGCCTCGCGACGTGCGCAAGATGGTGAAGACTACATACGCACCAAGCTTCCCGGCAGGCACCCCAGGGGCAGGTCTGCCTGCGACTCCTGCGGACCCCCGCTTGGAGGAGGGCGGCGCATCCAAGACACAGGAGCTTCAGGCGCTTGGGTCCTCAGCCCCGGCTCACTACACTTCCGTTTTTCTCAAGGACTTTCTGCCGGTCGTGTCACACCCCTATGACCCTCCAGAGCTGACGCCAGACACAGTCCCTCCGGAGGTTACGCAGCCCAACGGGGCCCTGAGGCGGAGGGCAGAGAACAGTACGGCGAAACCCTTCGCGCGCACTGAGATCCGCCTGCCTGGCGCCCTAGCCTTAGGCCGCCGGCCGGAGGGAACCCGGGAAGTCCTGGTGCGCGGTCCTGGCGGAAAGAACCGGGATGCTGAGGCCCAGCGCCTAGTCCCCGACGACAAGGGTCGGACCAGCCCTCTAGGCGGCGCTCGCACCTCACCCCAGAGGTCGCCCATAGGGCCTGCAGGGGCCCAACCTCCTCGCCCCAGCTCCCCGCCGGCGCACCCTAGCTCGAGCCCTGGAATAACACCCAAACTGGAGACGACCGCTAAGGCCCATGAGTCCGCGGAAGCGGTCCAGTCGCCCCTCCCGCGAGAGCCCCAGGCATTGGCTGGCAGaacggccccgccccggccccgcgcgGCCTCGGCACCTCCCACGGACCGGTCCCCGGAAGGCCCCTCTCGTGGGGCGCGCAGGCCGCTTGGGGCCGTGCACCCGGGGAAGGTCCTGGTGGACCCCGAGAGCGGCCGCTACTACTTTTTCGAGGCGCCCAGGCAGCCTCGGCTGCGGCTGCTCTTCGATCCCGAGAGCGGGCAGTACGTGGAGGTTCTGCTGCCACCCTCGCCCTCGGTGCCACCCCGCCGCGTCTATACCCCGCTGGCTCTTGGTCCCGGTCTCTACCCGCCCGCCTATGGGCCTGTCGCTGGCCTGTCTCTCCCACCATCCCCAGGCCCGCCGGTCTTCAGCGGCCCCCAGCTACCCTGGGCCTCTCAGGCGGGGCCCGTGGACGGAATGTACTACCTGCCAGTGAGTGGGACACCCAGCCCCGCACCTCCTCTGCTCCTCTGTGCTCCGCCCTCCAACTTGGGTCCCGCCCAGCCCAGCAAGGGCTCCCTGTTTACGGTGTGA